The Amycolatopsis methanolica 239 nucleotide sequence CGGAATCGCCGCACCGGCGCAAGCGTACGTCGGCAACCGGTGTCCGGGGGCGACCCCGCGCTCGTAGCGTTCGACCAGGTCGGATACGAACACGGTGGCGCCCATCATGAGCGACACCCGCTCCCGCTCGATGAGCTCGACCGCCTCGTCCGGCTGCCAGCCGCGCGTGATCACCGACCGTCCACCCAGGAACGCGGGGAACACCACGCCCGCGACGAAACCGCCGAGGTGCGACAGCGGCGTCGCGGCGAGGGTCACGGTGCGCTCGCCCGCTCCGAGAGCCTCGCGGAAGTTCCGCAGGTGCGCGAACAACGCCTGGCTGGACAGCAGCGCACCCTTGGGCGCCGAGGTGGTCCCGGAGGTGTAGAGCAACAGGGCCGGTTCATGTGCGGGCAGCGATTCCGGCAGCTCCACTCCGGACACCGGCTCCGCGGCGACCGGCTCCCACCCCTCGCGGGCGCCGCCCACAAGGTACTTGACCGCCGGACGCAGCCCGAGCTCGCCGAGCAGCGCGTCGGTTTCCTCCGCAGGGCGGCGGGCACCCAGCTCCGCGCTGACCACGATCGCCGCGGGGCGGCAGTCGGCGAGGATCCGGCGCATCTCGTGCTCGCGGTAGATCGGCACGACCGGCACGTCGATCGCGCCGATGCGGAACGCCGCCACCTGCAGCACCAGCGCCTCCAGGCAGTTGGGCAGCTGCACGAGCACCCGGTCACGCGGGCGGACGCCGCGCCGGACGAGGTCGGCGCCGACCGCGGCGGTCCACCCGTCGAACTCGGCGTAGGTGACGCGCCTGCCCTCGAAGCAGAACAGTTCGCGGTCGGGGTGGCTTGCCGCCCGCGCGGGCAGCAGGTCGCCGATCCGCTCGGCTGTCCACAGACCGGTCGCCCGGTACCCGGCGTGCCGGTACTGCGCCCGCACTTCCGATACCGTCGTCATCGACGCGCTCCTTCCTCCGCCCGGGTCCGCGCCCGGCCACCCGCCAAGCTACCTAGTTAATATTCACTAAGGAAGCCCCGTGGCGCCGGTGCTTCTTGACCGGAAACGCCGCCTCACCGGCGACGGTTTGCCGGTCAGGACTCCAGGCGCTCCGTGGCCTTGCTCCGGCCCGACCGCAGGGCCGCGAGCCCGTCGGAGAGCCTGCGAGTGAACAAGCCGCGCTGGATGAGGTCGGCGGTGACGCGCAGTTCGTAGGCGGTGGCGCCGATGTGGTCCATGTTCCCCGCCCGCAGCGCGACCTCCTTGAGCACCGTCGTCAGCTCAGCACCCGCCTCGGCGATGTGCCGCGCCAGCCGCATCCCGCTCTCCCGCACGGTGCCGACGGGCACCACCTCGTCGACGAGACCGACCCGCAGCGCCTCGGCGGCGTCGATCGGGTCGCCGGTGAACAGCATCCGGCGGGCGCGCTGGCCGCCGACCTTGCGCAGCATGCCGTGGTAGAAGCCGTTCATCCCGTACTTGACCTGCGTGGAACCGAACGCGGCGTTCTCGGCGGCCACGGTGATGTCGCACATGTTCGCCAGGTCCATCCCGTACCCGGGCGCCACGCCCGCGACCGCCGCGACGGTGGGTTTGCGATAGTCGTAGACGGTCGTCATCAACTTGCAGGCCAGGTCGTTGAACCGGGTCAGCTCGTCCCCGGAAACCGACTCCAGGACGTCGAGCGCCCAGCCCGCGCAGAAGTAGTCCTCGTTGCCGACGAGCAGGACGGCCGCCACACAGTCGTCCTCAGCCCACCCGTCGAGCGCCGCGATGATCTCGCGATGCAGCTCCCACCCGAGCGCGTTGCGCTTCTCCGGGTGGTTGAGCTGGATCACGCCGACCCCGTCCTCGACCGACGTGATCAGGTACCGGTGGGCGGACGTCTTCGTCACGATTGCTTCCTTCCGTTCAGCCGAGGCCGTCTCCGCAGCGCGGCTTGCCTAGTGAATATTAACTAGTTTAGTCTCCCGGTCAACCCCGTACTCGGCTCACGCCCGGAAGGAACCCGCGATGTCCACCTCACCCGCGATACCGGAGGCGTTCGTCTACGACGCCATCCGCACCCCCCGTGGCCGCGGCAAGAGCACCGGATCGCTGCACACGATCAAGCCGGTCTCGCTCGTCGTCGGCCTCATCGGCGAACTGCGCGCCCGCCACCCGGACCTCGACCCGGCCGCGATCGACGACCTCGTGCTGGGCATCGTGTCCCCGGTCGGCGACCAGGGCTCGGTCCTGCCCCGCACGGCCGCGATGGCCGCAGGCCTGCCCGACACCGTCTCCGGGGTCCAGCTGAACCGGTTCTGCGGATCCGGCCTGGAAGCCGTCAACACCGCCGCGCAGAAGGTCCGCTCCGGCTGGGACCGCCTGGTGATCGCGGGCGGTGTCGAATCGATGTCGCGGCTGCCGCTGGGGGCCGACGGCGGCGCGTGGATGAACGACCCGGAGACCAACCTGGCGACGTCGTTCGTCCCGCAGGGTGTCAGCGCCGACCTCATCGCCACGATCGAGGGCTTCACCCGCGACACCGTCGACGGCTACGCCGAACGCTCGCAGCGGCTCGCCGCGCAGGCCTGGTCCGGTGGCTACTTCGCCAAATCGGTCGTCCCGGTGCGCGACCGCAACGGCGTGACCGTCCTCGACCACGACGAGCACATGCGGCCGGACACGACCGCGGAGTCACTGGCCGGCCTCAAGCCCTCCTTCGCCGCGCTCGGCGAGCAGGGTGGGTTCGACGCGGTGGCGCTGCAGCGCTACCACTGGGTCGAGCGCATCGACCACGTCCACCACGCTGGCAACTCCTCCGGCATCGTCGACGGTGCCGCGCTCGTGCTGATCGGCGACGAGCGGGCCGGGGTCGAGCACGGTCTCACCCCGCGCGGCCGGATCGTCGCGACCGCGACCTCCGGCGCCGACTCCACGATCATGCTGACCGGGCCGATCCCGGCCACGCGCAAGCTGCTCGCACACACCGGACTGTCCATCGAGGACATCGACCTGTTCGAGATCAACGAGGCCTTCGCCGCGGTCCCGCTCAAGTACGCCAAGGACCTCGGCATCCCGATGGACAAGGTCAACGTCAACGGCGGCGCCATCGCGATGGGCCACCCGCTCGGCGCCACCGGCGCGATGCTCGTCGGCACCGCACTCGACGAACTGGAGCGGCGTCAGGCCCGGCGCGCGGTGGTCACGCTCTGCATCGGAGGCGGCATGGGCGTGGCCACGCTCGTCGAGCGCCTGTGACCCCCGACCGATCCGCACCCGAGGAGAACCCGATGAGCCACGACCACCCGATGTTCCGCTGGGAAACCGGCGCCGACGGCATCGTCACCGTCACGATGGACGATCCGGACCAGTCCGCGAACACCATGAACGACCGGTTCCGCCGGGAACTGCCCGCACTGGTCGACCACCTGTACGCCGAACGCGACTCGATAACCGGCGTGATCGTCACCTCGGCGAAGAAGACCTTCTTCGCCGGTGGCGACCTGGGCATGATGATGCGCGCCACCGAGGACCAGGTCGAGGAGATCACCGGCCTGCTGGACGCGATCAAGGCGCCGCTGCGGCGGCTGGAGATCCTCGGCAGGCCGGTTGTCGCCGCGATCAACGGCGCCGCGCTCGGTGGCGGCTACGAGATCGCGCTGGCCTGCCACCACCGCATCGTGCTGGACGTGCCCGGTGCGACCGTGGGCCTGCCCGAGGTGACGCTGGGTCTGCTGCCCGGCGGCGGGGGCACCACCCGCACGGTGCGCATGTTCGGGCTGCGCACCGCGCTGCAGGAGATCCTGCTGACCGGCCGGAAGTTCCGTCCCGCGGCGGCGCTGGAAACGGGGCTCGTCGACGCCGTCGCCGCCACGCCGGACGAACTGCTGGCCGCGGCGCGCGCGTGGATCGCGGCCAACCCCGAACCCGCGCAACCGTGGGACCGCCCCGGTCACCGCATCCCGGGCGGCACCCCGTCGAGTCCCGCACTCGCCACCGTGCTGCCGTCGCTGCCCGCGGTGCTGCGCAAGCAGACCAACGGCTCCCCCGCGCCCGCCCCGCGCAACGTGCTCGCCGCCGCGGTCGAGGGCGCGCAGGTCGACTTCGACAATGCGCTGGTGATCGAGTCGCGGTACTGCGCCGAGCTGATCTGCGGCCGGATCTCGGCGAACATCATCAAGTCGATGTTCTTCGACATGCAGGCGATCAACCGCGGCGCGGGCAGGCCGGACGGGTATCCCGAGTACCGCGCGCGGAAGCTGGTCGTCCTCGGCGCGGGCATGATGGGCGCCGGAATCGCCCACGTGGCGGCGAAAGCCGGCGTGCAGGTCGTCCTCAAGGACGTGACGCGCGAGGCGGCCGAACGGGGCAAGGGCTACAGCGCGAAGATCCTGGACAAAGCCGTGGCGCGGGGCACCACCACACCGCAGCGGCGGGAGGAGATCCTGGCCCGGATCACGCCGACCGCCGACACCGCCGACGCCGAGGACGCCGACCTGCTCATCGAGGCCGTGTTCGAGGACCCGGCGCTGAAGAAGACCGTCATCGCCGAGACCGCGAAGTACCTGACCCCGGACGCGCTGCTGGGCTCCAACACCTCGACCCTGCCGATCACCGATCTCGCCGAGGGGGCCGACCGACCGGAGGACTTCATCGGGCTGCACTTCTTCTCCCCCGTCGACAAGATGGCGCTGCTCGAGATCGTGGTCGGCGAGAAGACCGGTGACGCCGCGCTGGCCAAGGCGATCGACTTCGCCCGCCAGATCGGCAAAACCCCGATCGTCGTCAACGACAGCCGGGGCTTTTTCACCAGCCGGGTGATCCTGGAGTTCGTCAACGAGGCCATCGCGCTGGTCGGTGAGGGCGTGCCCGCCGCGTCGGTCGAGCAGGCGGCCACCCAGGCCGGGTACCCGGTCGGCGCGCTCGCGCTCGTCGACGAACTGACGCTGACGCTCATGCGCAAGATCCGGGAGGAGACCGTCGCCGGTCACCGGGCGGCGGGCATCGACAAACCGGTCCACCCCGCGGCCGCGGTGATCGACGCGATGATCGACGAGCACGACCGCAAGGGCCGCGCGGCCGGCGCTGGGTTCTACGACTACGCCGACGGCCGCAAGCAGGGCCTGTGGCCGGGCCTGCGCGCGGCCTTCGGCGGCACGAACACCGACATCCCGCTGATCGACATGCAGGAGCGGATGCTGTTCGCCGAAGCGCTGGACACCGTGCGATGCTTCGACGAGAACGTGCTGCGCTCCGTCGCTGACGCCAACATCGGGTCGATCCTCGGCATCGGCTTTCCCGCCTGGACCGGCGGGGTCATCCAGTACATCAACTCCTACCGGGGCGGCCTGCCCGGCTTCGTCGCCAGGGCACGCGAACTGGCCGCGCGCTACGGCGACCGGTTCACCCCGCCGGAATCCCTCGTCCGCAAGGCGGAGAACGGAGAGGACTACCAGTGACCACACAGGACACGGCACGACCGCTGGCCGGGCGCACCATCCTGATGTCGGGCGGCAGCCGCGGCATCGGGCTGGCGATCGCTACCCGCGCGGCGCGCGACGGCGCGAACGTCGTGCTGCTGGCCAAGACCGCCGAACCGGACCCGCGGCTGCCCGGCACCGTGCACACCGCCGTCGAGGAGATCCAGGCCGCCGGTGGCAAGGGGCTCGCGGTGGTCGGCGACGTGCGCCGGGAAGAGGACGTGGCCCGCGCGGTCGAGCAGGCGGTGGCCCGGTTCGGCGGCATCGACGTCGTGGTCAACAACGCCTCGGCGATCACGTTGTCCCCCCTGGGCAAGCTGTCGCTCAAGCGGTACGACCTGATGCTCGACATCAACGTGCGCGGCACGTTCGCGCTCACCAGCGCCGCGCTGCCGCACCTGTACGCATCGGACAACCCGCACGTGCTGACGCTGTCCCCGCCGCTGAACCCGGACCCCGTCTGGCTGCACCGGCACGCGCCCTACACCATCAGCAAGTACGGCATGACCATGCTGACCCTGGGCCTGGCTGGGCAGGAACACCCGCGCCCGATCGCGGCGAACTGCCTGTGGCCGCGCACGACGATCGCGACCGCCGCGGTGCAGAACATCGTCGGCGGTGACGCGGCGATGGCGGTGTCGCGCCGCCCGGAGATCATGGCCGACGCCGCGCACGCCATCCTCGCCCGCGACGCCGCGGAGTGCACCGGCACCTGCTTCATCGACGACGACGTGCTGCGCGCGCAGGGCGTCACCGACTTCAGCGGGTACCGCTACGGCGACGCCGCCGAATCCGACCTCAAGCCGGACCTGTTCCTGCCCGGAGGTGAACTGTGACCG carries:
- a CDS encoding class I adenylate-forming enzyme family protein; this translates as MTTVSEVRAQYRHAGYRATGLWTAERIGDLLPARAASHPDRELFCFEGRRVTYAEFDGWTAAVGADLVRRGVRPRDRVLVQLPNCLEALVLQVAAFRIGAIDVPVVPIYREHEMRRILADCRPAAIVVSAELGARRPAEETDALLGELGLRPAVKYLVGGAREGWEPVAAEPVSGVELPESLPAHEPALLLYTSGTTSAPKGALLSSQALFAHLRNFREALGAGERTVTLAATPLSHLGGFVAGVVFPAFLGGRSVITRGWQPDEAVELIERERVSLMMGATVFVSDLVERYERGVAPGHRLPTYACAGAAIPGALVDRAAGVGISVVRAYGMTETAGVCAIAAADDPLERRRDWDGRLLPGLEIQAIDDDRAVLPVGTVGELRIRGPQLLSGYTDPALTKEQIDDDGWFYPGDVGLVDEQGWVRMTGRSKDIVNRGGEKFSTMDIELAIASHPDVESVAVTAVPDPRLGEVAGAWLVLRPGVIWPGSQPLIEHLERQRLAKQKIPVEWHVVREIPRSATGKIQKHRLAELGDLASQ
- a CDS encoding enoyl-CoA hydratase/isomerase family protein, whose product is MTKTSAHRYLITSVEDGVGVIQLNHPEKRNALGWELHREIIAALDGWAEDDCVAAVLLVGNEDYFCAGWALDVLESVSGDELTRFNDLACKLMTTVYDYRKPTVAAVAGVAPGYGMDLANMCDITVAAENAAFGSTQVKYGMNGFYHGMLRKVGGQRARRMLFTGDPIDAAEALRVGLVDEVVPVGTVRESGMRLARHIAEAGAELTTVLKEVALRAGNMDHIGATAYELRVTADLIQRGLFTRRLSDGLAALRSGRSKATERLES
- a CDS encoding acetyl-CoA C-acetyltransferase, translated to MSTSPAIPEAFVYDAIRTPRGRGKSTGSLHTIKPVSLVVGLIGELRARHPDLDPAAIDDLVLGIVSPVGDQGSVLPRTAAMAAGLPDTVSGVQLNRFCGSGLEAVNTAAQKVRSGWDRLVIAGGVESMSRLPLGADGGAWMNDPETNLATSFVPQGVSADLIATIEGFTRDTVDGYAERSQRLAAQAWSGGYFAKSVVPVRDRNGVTVLDHDEHMRPDTTAESLAGLKPSFAALGEQGGFDAVALQRYHWVERIDHVHHAGNSSGIVDGAALVLIGDERAGVEHGLTPRGRIVATATSGADSTIMLTGPIPATRKLLAHTGLSIEDIDLFEINEAFAAVPLKYAKDLGIPMDKVNVNGGAIAMGHPLGATGAMLVGTALDELERRQARRAVVTLCIGGGMGVATLVERL
- a CDS encoding 3-hydroxyacyl-CoA dehydrogenase NAD-binding domain-containing protein, encoding MSHDHPMFRWETGADGIVTVTMDDPDQSANTMNDRFRRELPALVDHLYAERDSITGVIVTSAKKTFFAGGDLGMMMRATEDQVEEITGLLDAIKAPLRRLEILGRPVVAAINGAALGGGYEIALACHHRIVLDVPGATVGLPEVTLGLLPGGGGTTRTVRMFGLRTALQEILLTGRKFRPAAALETGLVDAVAATPDELLAAARAWIAANPEPAQPWDRPGHRIPGGTPSSPALATVLPSLPAVLRKQTNGSPAPAPRNVLAAAVEGAQVDFDNALVIESRYCAELICGRISANIIKSMFFDMQAINRGAGRPDGYPEYRARKLVVLGAGMMGAGIAHVAAKAGVQVVLKDVTREAAERGKGYSAKILDKAVARGTTTPQRREEILARITPTADTADAEDADLLIEAVFEDPALKKTVIAETAKYLTPDALLGSNTSTLPITDLAEGADRPEDFIGLHFFSPVDKMALLEIVVGEKTGDAALAKAIDFARQIGKTPIVVNDSRGFFTSRVILEFVNEAIALVGEGVPAASVEQAATQAGYPVGALALVDELTLTLMRKIREETVAGHRAAGIDKPVHPAAAVIDAMIDEHDRKGRAAGAGFYDYADGRKQGLWPGLRAAFGGTNTDIPLIDMQERMLFAEALDTVRCFDENVLRSVADANIGSILGIGFPAWTGGVIQYINSYRGGLPGFVARARELAARYGDRFTPPESLVRKAENGEDYQ
- a CDS encoding SDR family oxidoreductase, whose product is MTTQDTARPLAGRTILMSGGSRGIGLAIATRAARDGANVVLLAKTAEPDPRLPGTVHTAVEEIQAAGGKGLAVVGDVRREEDVARAVEQAVARFGGIDVVVNNASAITLSPLGKLSLKRYDLMLDINVRGTFALTSAALPHLYASDNPHVLTLSPPLNPDPVWLHRHAPYTISKYGMTMLTLGLAGQEHPRPIAANCLWPRTTIATAAVQNIVGGDAAMAVSRRPEIMADAAHAILARDAAECTGTCFIDDDVLRAQGVTDFSGYRYGDAAESDLKPDLFLPGGEL